One region of Daphnia pulicaria isolate SC F1-1A chromosome 7, SC_F0-13Bv2, whole genome shotgun sequence genomic DNA includes:
- the LOC124349591 gene encoding silk gland factor 3-like — MATATYLGHHQQQPTDHHHPAHHHHHHHLHHHALVAAAAAAAQHQQEQSQQQQQASSSSSSAGIRMNLVNSTQSGGGGYQSGGGNGSSSPVQQHHREQHGHEMKYMVAAAAAAAAGHPAALMSHNPWSDAGIHPGAAAHHWASMHSVHAHATLHPHHQDIKPQAGDLVAIQHHRAGNSNQQSSSASGHGGGGGWHSAVSVSSPYMSSGGGSPIQHPNYPSVSGGMNGGMGQLHPHSGGGHPGQHHHHHGGMVGRGPSESSGVGSPLGPHDHDPHGHLDQHGHHLHHGQHSGGGGGPHSGAGSDMGGDPSEEENPTSDDLEAFAKQFKQRRIKLGFTQADVGLALGTLYGNVFSQTTICRFEALQLSFKNMCKLKPLLQKWLEEADSTTGSPTSIDKIAAQGRKRKKRTSIEVSVKGALEQHFHKQPKPSAQEIASLADSLQLEKEVVRVWFCNRRQKEKRMTPPMPNGPNSSPLRGGMGDYPGMDQQQQQQQQHHVVGGGYLPGHPLHSDHLIGLHGGHPSPGMMQQQQQQQQQQHGHSPPMLSPQSLPPSHSQSLTAH, encoded by the coding sequence ATGGCTACGGCCACGTACCTcggccaccaccagcagcagccgacggATCACCACCATCCggcccaccatcaccaccaccaccatttgCATCACCACGCACTAGTGGCCGCCGCTGCGGCCGCGGCCCAGCACCAACAGGAGCAatcacagcaacaacagcaagcatccagcagtagcagcagcgcCGGAATCAGAATGAACTTGGTTAATTCCACACAAAGTGGTGGCGGAGGTTATCAAAGCGGAGGAGGTAACGGGTCCAGCTCGCCAGTGCAACAACATCACAGGGAACAACACGGACATGAAATGAAGTAcatggtggcggcggcggcggccgccgcTGCTGGACACCCGGCGGCTTTGATGTCGCACAATCCTTGGTCGGATGCCGGAATCCATCCGGGTGCGGCTGCCCATCACTGGGCATCTATGCACTCGGTTCACGCTCACGCCACTTTGCATCCGCACCATCAGGACATTAAACCGCAGGCCGGCGACCTGGTGGCCATCCAGCACCACCGGGCCGGCAACAGCAACCAACAATCGTCATCTGCTTCCGGCCATGGCGGAGGTGGTGGTTGGCATTCGGCCGTTTCAGTCTCCTCGCCCTACATGTCCTCCGGCGGCGGATCGCCCATCCAGCACCCCAACTACCCGTCCGTTTCTGGCGGAATGAACGGTGGAATGGGTCAATTGCATCCGCATTCCGGTGGTGGTCATCCgggccagcaccaccaccaccacggcgGAATGGTCGGCCGAGGTCCCAGCGAAAGTTCCGGCGTCGGCAGTCCCTTAGGTCCACACGACCACGACCCACACGGACACCTGGACCAGCACGGCCATCACCTGCACCACGGCCAGCATtccggcggcggtggtggtccCCACTCCGGCGCCGGAAGCGACATGGGTGGCGACCCGTCGGAAGAAGAGAATCCAACCTCCGACGACCTGGAAGCATTCGCCAAACAATTCAAACAGCGGCGGATTAAACTGGGATTCACCCAGGCCGACGTCGGGTTGGCCCTGGGCACCTTGTACGGCAACGTCTTCTCACAGACGACCATCTGCCGGTTCGAGGCTCTACAGCTGAGCTTCAAGAACATGTGCAAGTTGAAACCGCTGCTGCAAAAGTGGCTGGAAGAAGCGGATTCGACGACCGGATCGCCGACCAGCATCGATAAAATCGCTGCCCAGGGACGGAAGCGCAAGAAGCGGACGTCGATCGAGGTGTCGGTTAAAGGAGCCCTGGAACAGCATTTTCATAAGCAGCCAAAACCGTCTGCCCAGGAGATCGCCTCGCTGGCCGATTCGCTCCAGCTGGAAAAGGAAGTCGTCCGCGTTTGGTTCTGCAACCGGCGGCAAAAGGAAAAGCGGATGACGCCGCCCATGCCCAACGGACCCAATTCATCACCCCTCAGAGGGGGTATGGGCGACTACCCTGGGATggaccagcagcaacaacaacagcaacaacatcacGTCGTGGGAGGAGGTTATCTGCCGGGCCATCCGCTTCATTCGGATCATCTGATCGGATTGCACGGCGGCCACCCCTCGCCTGGGAtgatgcaacaacagcagcaacaacagcaacaacaacacggtcACAGTCCGCCCATGCTCTCACCCCAATCTCTGCCCCCGTCGCATTCCCAGTCGCTAACagcccattaa